In Prionailurus viverrinus isolate Anna chromosome C2, UM_Priviv_1.0, whole genome shotgun sequence, one DNA window encodes the following:
- the LOC125175074 gene encoding LOW QUALITY PROTEIN: cell surface glycoprotein CD200 receptor 1-like (The sequence of the model RefSeq protein was modified relative to this genomic sequence to represent the inferred CDS: deleted 1 base in 1 codon), whose product MSTHIKCAGSVEEKAKQQGSEKASRQVQRVKWLLGEEERFCGQRVVCVQLSLPCLYPVCGYKGILSCPRISLTTVLVTTWEIILRDKPSCTRAYRRDTNETRAINCSDETISWDSRLDQNPALQIDPVAITHDGYYRCEVVTTHGHFYHGYHLTVLVPPEVTLFQLENGTIVCREAAGKPAAQISWTPGGDCHTVEEPLGNDTVTVQSSCVQSSCRWEDHRVSKVSCSVEFC is encoded by the exons ATGAGCACTCACATCAAGTGTGCTGGGAGTGTAGAGGAGAAGGCGAAGCAGCAAGGCTCTGAGAAGGCTTCACGGCAGGTGCAGCGTGTGAAATGGCTCTTAGGGGAAGAGGAGCGTTTTTGTGGACAGAGAGTGGTCT GTGTTCAGCTCAGCCTTCCCTGTCTGTACCCTGTCTGTGGATACAAAGGTATCCTCTCTTGCCCTCGCATCAGCTTGACAACTGTGCTGGTAACCACATGGGAAATAATCCTCAGAGACAAGCCTTCGTGCACCAGAGCCTACAGGAGAGATACAAATGAGACCAGGGCCATAAACTGTAGTGACGAGACAATATCCTGGGACTCCAGACTGGATCAGAATCCTGCCCTTCAGATCGATCCAGTGGCCATCACTCATGATGGATATTACAGGTGTGAAGTGGTCACAACTCATGGGCATTTCTATCATGGATATCACCTGACAGTGTTAG TGCCCCCCGAGGTGACCCTGTTTCAACTTGAGAATGGGACTATCGTGTGTAGGGAAGCTGCAGGGAAGCCAGCGGCGCAGATCTCCTGGACCCCAGGGGGAGATTGTCACACTGTGGAAGAGCCACTGGGCAATGACACAGTGACCGTCCAGAGTTCGTGC GTCCAGAGTTCGTGCCGCTGGGAAGACCACCGGGTGTCTAAGGTGTCCTGCTCTGTAGAATTCTGTTAG